CTGCTCGCTGATCGGCGACTTCAAGATCGGGACCTCCCCGCGCCCCGTCATGGCCGTCCGGCTCGTGCTCCCCAAGGCGATCCTCACCCAGGCCGGGTGAAGGGGCGATGGCCGAGCCCCGCCTGTCGCTGGATCATCTCTCCAAGCGCTTCGGATCCCGCCTCGCCGTGGACGACCTCTCGCTCCGGGTTGAGCCCGGCGAGATCTACGGCCTCATCGGCCCCAACGGCTCGGGCAAGACCACCACGGTCAAGATGGTCACCGGCCTCTACCGTCCGAGCGCGGGGCGGATCGTCATCGACGGGATCGACCTGTCCCGCGCTCCGGAGGCGGCCAAGCGGCGCGTCGGCTACATTCCCGACGAGCCCTTCGTCTACGAGAAGATGTCCGGGCGCGAGTTCCTGCACCTGGTCGGCGAGTTGTACCGAGTGCCGCGCCCGGAGCGCGGCCGGAGGATCGAGGAGTTCCTCGCCCTCTACCCGATCGGCGAAATCGTGGACCAGTACGTGGAGACCTACTCCCGCGGCAACCGGCAGAAGGTCGCGATCATGGCGAGCCTGCTCCACGCGCCGAGCCTCCTGATCGTGGACGAGCCCATCGTCGGGCTCGACCCGGAAAGCTCGATCCGGACGCGGGAGCTGCTGAAGCGCTTCGCCACGGACGGCGGCGCGATCCTGCTCTGCACCCACTCGCTCGCCTTCGCCGAGACAGTCTGCGATCGGGTCGGCCTGCTCCGCGACGGACGCCTGATCCGGGACGGCACTCTGTCCGGGCTGCGCGCGCAGGCCGGGCTGCCGGGCGCGTCCCTGGAAGCGCTCTACCTGCACTTCACCAACTCCCACCCCCGATGAGGCTCTTCCTGCTGCTCCTCACCCGGCGCCTGACCCTGGCGCGAAAGATCCTCCGGGACCGGGAGGGAGCCAAGGTGGCGGTGATGGGGGCCTTCGTCGCGCTCTTCACCGCGGTCATGGCCGCCGAGTACGAGGTCTTCCTGCGGACCTTCACCTTCATCACGCGCGAGCTCGGGCGCGCGGCTCCGGCGCTCACGCTCTACACCCTCGAGAGCTTCCTCGTCCTGGTCTGGCTCGTCGCGCTGCTGAGCTTCGTGGTCTCCGGGCTCTGGATCTTCTACCGCGCCGCCGACACCCCACTCCTCCTCGCCACCCCGCTCCCGCTGACGGCGCTCTACTGGCTGCGGGCCGCGCAGACATTCGGGCTCACGTCGTGGGCCTTCGTCATCCTCGGGATGCCGGCGGTTCTGGCGCTCGGAGTGAGCTATGGGACGAGCGCCGACTACTACGTGCTGGCTCTCGCGGTCCTGGTTCTGTTCATGGCGTTAACCGGCGGGACGGGCGCGCTGCTCACGGCTCTCGCCGGAGCCGCCTTCCGTCGGCTCAGGACGCGCACCAGCATCGCCCTGGCCGCCATCCTGGTCCTCGGGAGCTTCGCCCTCCTCGTCGGTCGAAACGTCGTGCCGTCCACCACGGACTTTACAATGATCTTCGATCCCGGGATGCTGAACGGCAAGCCGCAGTCCATCAAGTTCATCGAGGCGCGCTTCAGCTTCTGGCCGAGCCACCCGTTCGCCGTCGCCCTCTTCGTGAGCGCGACCGGCCAGCCCGCCGG
This DNA window, taken from Candidatus Rokuibacteriota bacterium, encodes the following:
- a CDS encoding ABC transporter ATP-binding protein, translated to MAEPRLSLDHLSKRFGSRLAVDDLSLRVEPGEIYGLIGPNGSGKTTTVKMVTGLYRPSAGRIVIDGIDLSRAPEAAKRRVGYIPDEPFVYEKMSGREFLHLVGELYRVPRPERGRRIEEFLALYPIGEIVDQYVETYSRGNRQKVAIMASLLHAPSLLIVDEPIVGLDPESSIRTRELLKRFATDGGAILLCTHSLAFAETVCDRVGLLRDGRLIRDGTLSGLRAQAGLPGASLEALYLHFTNSHPR